The following is a genomic window from Bacillus sp. V2I10.
GAATGATTTCAATAATCGGTACCGGCTGATCTTTCGTTACGGATAGTTCAAGATCTGAAAGCTGCAAATCATGCAGATGAACTGTATTTAATAATGCAGAAGGTGTTTTCACTGTTCTCAGATCATCCGTTTTTACAACACCCTCATGTGCTGCTAATTTCCCAGCTTTATAAACTTGCTCAATCTGAAAATCGCTGAGACTGTTTAGAATCAGCAGGTCGGCTTCATACCCAGGCGCCACAGCCCCTTTATTCTTAAGTTCATAGCATTCTGCTGCATTTAATGTAGCCATTTGTATAGCTATAATAGGATCAACCCCATGCTGCACAGCAAGTCTAATATTATGATCGATGCTGCCTTCTGCTGCTAAATCATCCAAATGCTTATCATCCGTGCAGAATAAAAAGCGTCTGGAATTACGTTCATTGACAGCTCCTATTACATTCGGAAGATCTTTTGCCACGGAGCCCTGTCTGATTAACACATACATGCCCCGCTGCACTCTCTCCTTCGCCTCTGCCGCATTCGTCACCTCATGATCTGTCATAATCCCCGCAGAGCGATAGACATTGATCATATCTGCAGGAAGGCCTGCCATATGGCCATCAATCAGGCGCGAGTGCCGCGAAGTCATTTCAAGTTTATTCAGCATGCTGTCAGAAGCTGTTTGAACAGCAACATAATCCATGACTTCTGCAAGCCCAATGACTCGTTCATGGTCGAAAAGGGGTTCTAAGTCACAAGCTTCCAGCCTTGCTCCTGCATGTTCAAAGCTTGTTGCAGGCACACTGGACGGCAGCATGACAAATACATCAAGCAAAATGCCTTCTGAACTGTCCAGCATATATTGAATCCCTTTTACCCCGGAAACATTCGCAATTTCATGAGGA
Proteins encoded in this region:
- the ade gene encoding adenine deaminase; protein product: MKKEEFIQSIEASTKRKKADIVFKNAQIVDVFNSEIISGDVAVTNGRIVGIGDYEGKEEIDVSGKYLCPGLIDGHVHIESSMVPPHEFAKVVLPHGVTTVIADPHEIANVSGVKGIQYMLDSSEGILLDVFVMLPSSVPATSFEHAGARLEACDLEPLFDHERVIGLAEVMDYVAVQTASDSMLNKLEMTSRHSRLIDGHMAGLPADMINVYRSAGIMTDHEVTNAAEAKERVQRGMYVLIRQGSVAKDLPNVIGAVNERNSRRFLFCTDDKHLDDLAAEGSIDHNIRLAVQHGVDPIIAIQMATLNAAECYELKNKGAVAPGYEADLLILNSLSDFQIEQVYKAGKLAAHEGVVKTDDLRTVKTPSALLNTVHLHDLQLSDLELSVTKDQPVPIIEIIPNQLVTRKIFEQTSVSDGIFHPSTELDHLKLILAERHKNTGLVGKGIVKGFQLKRGAIATSISHDSHNLIAAGTNDSDLQLAVKVLKTNAGGLVVVQDGNILAQLPLSISGLISDQPYEEVLHGLKSIHEALEMIGLPGTFNPFLTLSFLGLPVIPELKITCQGIFDVNSFIHLEY